From a single Bacteroidales bacterium genomic region:
- a CDS encoding FAD-binding protein, translating into MRDFPLEILKKEIEGDIFTGEPFLLMYATDASAYKEKPDAVIRPKNRNDIEKIIRFAREHKIPIIPRAAGTSLAGQVVGKGMIVDISRHLNKILEINAEERWVRVEPGVVLDELNEVLKPYGLFFAPETSTSNRCMIGGMVGNNACGAHSLIYGSTRDHLLAVKGFLSDGSEVEFRPLSPEEFDKKCLLKNREGEVYRKIRSILSDPENRANILKEYPDPSLKRRNTGYAIDILLRQQPFTPEGGSLNLASLIAGSEGTLMFLTEITLHLEPLPPPVTGLVAVHCHTLEEALQANLMALTYSPGSIELMDKIIIDCTRENIEQRKNRFFIQGEPGAIIIAEFARNSLAEIEEIRDKMEKEMGAAGLGYYFPLITGPDIKRVWALRKAGLGLLSNIPGDAKPVAVIEDTAVAPDKLPGYIAEFKEMLQRLGLNCVYYAHIATGELHLRPVLNLKDPDHVRLFRTVATETAKLVKKYNGSLSGEHGDGRLRGEFIPMMVGEKNYALLKEIKRTFDPEGILNPGKITDTPPMDTSLRYEPGVYPTEPETILDFSSTMGYIRMAENCNGSADCRKSARIGGTMCPSYMATMDENTTTRARANILREFISRPNQKNPFDHKEIYDILDLCLSCKGCKSECPSNVDMAKLKAEFLQHYYDSHGVPLRARLVAYITWFNKLGSVFPALYNQIITSKLVTHTFMKWVGFTVHRTFPKLYKTTLRRWARKNLPELNASLPENAPVVNLFVDEFTNYNDVEIGIKAIKLLTRLGYRVQLPRHGESARTYISKGLLRRARKIARTNLLCLKDYVSEERPLLGIEPSAILGFRDEYPDLMRGEMKELAKKIASCSYMIDEFLAREMDRGNIKKKQFTTRARTIKLHGHCQQKAVASTNPTKKVLSFPENYTVTEIPSGCCGMAGSFGYEKEHYELSMKVGELVLFPAIRNAPEDVIIAAPGTSCRHQIEDGTGRKGLHPVEILYDALV; encoded by the coding sequence ATGCGTGACTTTCCTTTAGAAATTCTGAAAAAAGAGATAGAAGGCGACATTTTTACCGGCGAACCTTTTTTACTGATGTATGCAACAGACGCTTCGGCATACAAAGAAAAACCCGATGCTGTCATCCGGCCTAAAAACAGGAACGATATAGAAAAAATCATCCGTTTTGCCCGGGAACATAAAATACCCATTATTCCAAGGGCCGCAGGAACTTCTCTTGCCGGCCAGGTTGTCGGAAAGGGAATGATTGTTGACATTTCACGCCATCTGAATAAAATTCTGGAAATAAATGCTGAAGAACGCTGGGTGCGCGTTGAACCGGGGGTTGTGCTGGATGAACTCAATGAGGTACTGAAACCTTACGGGCTCTTCTTTGCTCCCGAAACTTCCACTTCCAACCGGTGCATGATAGGAGGGATGGTAGGAAACAACGCCTGCGGTGCCCACAGCCTGATCTACGGAAGTACCCGCGACCACCTGCTGGCAGTGAAGGGTTTTCTCAGCGACGGAAGCGAAGTTGAATTCAGGCCGCTTTCCCCGGAAGAATTCGATAAGAAATGCCTCCTCAAGAACAGAGAAGGAGAAGTGTACAGGAAAATTCGTTCTATTCTTTCTGATCCCGAAAACCGGGCCAACATCCTGAAGGAATACCCCGACCCATCGCTGAAACGCCGGAATACCGGATACGCTATCGATATTCTGCTTCGCCAGCAGCCGTTTACTCCCGAAGGAGGTTCACTCAATCTGGCTTCCCTGATTGCCGGCTCCGAGGGTACGCTGATGTTTCTCACGGAAATAACCTTGCATCTTGAACCTCTTCCGCCTCCGGTAACCGGTCTTGTTGCGGTGCATTGCCATACGCTCGAAGAAGCATTGCAGGCCAACCTGATGGCTCTGACGTATTCTCCGGGATCCATCGAACTGATGGATAAGATCATCATAGACTGTACCAGGGAAAATATTGAGCAAAGAAAAAACCGCTTCTTTATCCAGGGAGAACCTGGTGCGATTATTATTGCAGAGTTTGCAAGAAATTCCCTCGCCGAGATTGAGGAGATACGCGATAAAATGGAAAAGGAAATGGGCGCCGCCGGCCTGGGATACTACTTTCCGCTTATTACAGGACCCGATATCAAAAGGGTTTGGGCTCTCCGTAAAGCGGGCCTCGGGCTCCTTTCGAATATACCGGGCGATGCAAAGCCGGTGGCCGTAATCGAAGATACAGCCGTTGCCCCCGATAAACTTCCCGGATATATTGCTGAGTTCAAGGAAATGCTGCAGCGGCTGGGTCTGAACTGTGTTTACTATGCCCACATCGCTACCGGAGAGCTTCATCTGCGACCGGTATTGAATCTTAAAGACCCTGATCATGTCAGGCTCTTCAGAACCGTGGCCACCGAAACGGCCAAACTGGTAAAAAAATACAACGGTTCCCTCAGCGGAGAGCATGGCGACGGAAGACTGAGGGGGGAGTTTATCCCGATGATGGTGGGTGAAAAAAATTATGCTTTACTGAAAGAAATCAAGAGAACCTTCGACCCGGAAGGGATTCTTAATCCCGGTAAAATTACCGATACCCCGCCAATGGATACTTCCCTGAGGTACGAACCCGGGGTGTATCCAACCGAACCGGAAACAATTCTCGATTTCTCCTCTACCATGGGCTATATACGAATGGCCGAAAATTGCAACGGTTCAGCCGACTGCCGCAAATCGGCCAGAATAGGAGGAACTATGTGCCCCAGCTATATGGCTACCATGGACGAAAATACCACCACCCGGGCAAGGGCCAATATCCTGCGCGAATTCATTTCCCGCCCCAACCAGAAAAATCCGTTCGACCATAAGGAAATTTATGATATTCTCGACCTGTGCCTTTCCTGCAAGGGGTGTAAGTCCGAATGCCCGTCCAACGTCGACATGGCTAAACTGAAAGCTGAATTCCTTCAGCATTACTACGACAGCCATGGTGTTCCCCTTCGGGCCCGACTGGTTGCCTATATTACCTGGTTCAATAAACTGGGATCTGTCTTCCCGGCTTTGTACAACCAGATCATTACCAGTAAACTTGTTACCCACACGTTTATGAAATGGGTGGGTTTTACTGTCCACAGAACCTTCCCGAAGCTCTACAAAACCACTCTCCGCCGGTGGGCCAGAAAAAACCTGCCTGAACTGAATGCTTCCCTGCCCGAAAATGCCCCTGTGGTTAACCTTTTTGTTGATGAATTTACCAATTACAATGATGTTGAAATTGGCATCAAGGCAATCAAGCTCCTTACCCGCCTGGGCTACAGGGTTCAGCTTCCCCGGCACGGAGAGAGCGCCCGTACCTACATCTCAAAAGGTCTTCTCCGCCGCGCGAGGAAAATCGCCCGCACCAACCTGCTCTGCTTAAAGGATTATGTGTCGGAGGAACGTCCTCTGCTGGGTATTGAACCTTCTGCTATTTTGGGTTTCCGCGATGAATACCCTGATCTCATGCGGGGAGAAATGAAGGAGCTGGCAAAAAAAATCGCTTCCTGCTCCTATATGATCGATGAATTCCTGGCCAGGGAAATGGACAGGGGAAATATAAAGAAGAAACAGTTTACCACCAGGGCGCGTACAATTAAATTGCACGGCCATTGCCAGCAAAAGGCTGTTGCATCAACCAATCCCACAAAAAAGGTTCTTTCCTTTCCGGAAAATTATACGGTTACGGAGATTCCCTCCGGATGCTGCGGCATGGCTGGCTCTTTCGGCTATGAAAAAGAACATTACGAACTGTCCATGAAGGTGGGTGAACTGGTCCTTTTCCCGGCCATACGAAACGCGCCGGAGGATGTAATTATTGCAGCTCCTGGAACAAGCTGCCGGCATCAGATCGAAGATGGGACCGGACGCAAAGGCCTTCATCCGGTTGAGATTCTCTATGATGCTTTAGTCTGA
- the pta gene encoding phosphate acetyltransferase, giving the protein MDLLEKIKARAKQLGKRIVLPEGLEERTLKAADEVIREGIAQVILIGDPEKVQAKAKELGLTQIAKAAIVNPLHHPRKEAYIDLMVELRKNKGLTREEAARLIEDPLYLGTLIIKSGDADGEVAGAMNATGDVLRPAFQYVKTLPGISVVSGAFLMILPDTKFGENGLMVFADCAVHPNPTAKELAEIAVTTARTTRALAGFEPRIAMLSFSTKGSAKHELVDKVVEATRIAREMDPNLQIDGELQADAAIIESVGKSKAPGSPIAGKANVLIFPDLQSGNIAYKLVQRMAHAEAVGPVLQGMAAPINDLSRGCSVSDIVNVIAITANQAAGL; this is encoded by the coding sequence ATGGATTTACTTGAAAAAATAAAAGCGAGGGCAAAGCAGTTGGGAAAACGGATTGTTTTGCCGGAAGGTCTGGAGGAACGAACCCTTAAAGCCGCCGATGAAGTGATCAGGGAAGGGATAGCGCAGGTTATTCTGATAGGTGATCCCGAAAAGGTACAGGCCAAAGCGAAGGAACTGGGGCTTACGCAAATTGCTAAGGCTGCGATTGTTAATCCGCTGCATCATCCCAGAAAAGAGGCCTATATTGATCTGATGGTAGAGCTTCGGAAGAACAAAGGATTAACCAGGGAAGAGGCCGCCAGGCTGATAGAAGATCCGTTGTATCTGGGCACCCTTATCATCAAGTCGGGCGATGCCGACGGGGAGGTTGCCGGAGCCATGAATGCCACGGGGGATGTATTGCGTCCGGCATTTCAGTATGTAAAAACATTGCCCGGCATCAGTGTAGTGTCGGGGGCATTTCTGATGATACTTCCTGACACAAAATTCGGAGAGAACGGACTGATGGTATTTGCTGATTGTGCGGTTCATCCGAATCCGACAGCCAAAGAGCTGGCAGAGATTGCCGTAACCACAGCGCGGACGACCCGTGCGCTGGCCGGATTCGAGCCGCGGATTGCCATGTTAAGTTTTTCGACAAAGGGAAGTGCCAAACATGAACTGGTTGACAAGGTTGTTGAAGCAACGCGCATTGCCAGGGAGATGGACCCCAACCTGCAAATTGACGGCGAACTGCAGGCCGATGCTGCCATCATAGAATCGGTTGGCAAGAGCAAGGCACCGGGATCTCCGATAGCTGGAAAGGCGAATGTACTCATTTTTCCTGATCTGCAATCAGGAAACATTGCCTACAAGCTGGTGCAGCGCATGGCACATGCCGAAGCTGTAGGACCTGTTTTGCAGGGTATGGCTGCCCCCATCAACGATTTGTCAAGGGGGTGCTCGGTAAGTGATATTGTTAATGTGATAGCGATTACAGCCAATCAGGCTGCCGGTTTATAA
- a CDS encoding dicarboxylate/amino acid:cation symporter has translation MKKTIAFHWQILIALVLGVLFGLFLKSYSSWVDWMGELFLRALKMIVIPLIFFTITSGIANNGNAANLGKIGAKTLGFYLATTLLAAVTGLLLVNLMRPGQGAELLLQDLSEKGTPIHEGKSIRDLLITIIPDNIFSALTASNTLQIIVFAVLLGFFITRLPENQRLVLTQFFDASSAVMMKITMFIIRFAPYGIFGIVARQVALQDNPAGLAASLGRYMLVVIAGLSLHSLVSLPVILLASGIHPVRHYKAMLPVLITAFSTSSSNATLPLTLSTVQSGCGVSQRIAGFTLPLGATINMNGTALYEIVAAMFIAQVYGIHLPADKQITGVLVALLAAVGAAGIPMAGLVTMTIVMTAMGLPVEGIALVLTVDRPLDMFRTLVNVLGDTCGAVVVAKSEGESLTVACRKHGNDQTKAS, from the coding sequence GTGAAAAAAACGATTGCATTTCACTGGCAGATACTGATAGCCCTTGTTCTGGGCGTGCTATTCGGGTTATTTCTGAAATCCTATTCTTCCTGGGTTGACTGGATGGGGGAACTGTTTCTGAGGGCATTGAAAATGATTGTCATTCCCTTGATTTTCTTCACCATTACCTCCGGCATAGCGAACAACGGCAACGCAGCGAATCTGGGAAAGATCGGAGCAAAAACCCTTGGATTTTATCTGGCAACCACCCTTCTTGCCGCCGTCACGGGGCTTCTTCTGGTAAACCTCATGCGACCCGGACAGGGTGCTGAGCTTCTGTTGCAGGATCTGTCGGAAAAAGGAACCCCCATCCATGAAGGAAAGTCCATCCGGGACCTGCTGATCACCATCATACCCGACAACATATTTTCTGCCCTTACGGCATCCAATACCCTTCAGATAATAGTTTTTGCCGTTCTCCTGGGTTTTTTCATCACACGGTTACCTGAGAATCAGCGCCTGGTTCTGACCCAGTTCTTTGATGCATCCTCGGCCGTAATGATGAAAATTACCATGTTCATCATCCGTTTTGCCCCTTATGGAATATTTGGCATAGTAGCCCGTCAGGTTGCCCTGCAGGACAATCCTGCCGGTCTGGCGGCAAGTCTTGGCCGTTACATGCTGGTCGTCATTGCCGGTCTGAGCCTTCACAGTCTGGTATCGTTGCCTGTCATTCTGCTGGCGTCAGGAATCCATCCCGTGCGGCATTATAAGGCCATGCTCCCCGTGCTGATCACCGCGTTCAGTACTTCGTCATCGAATGCCACCCTGCCATTGACGCTTTCGACCGTTCAGAGCGGGTGCGGCGTATCGCAGCGGATCGCCGGATTTACCCTGCCCCTGGGTGCCACGATCAATATGAACGGAACAGCCCTGTATGAGATCGTTGCAGCCATGTTCATTGCCCAGGTGTATGGAATTCATCTACCCGCTGACAAGCAGATCACAGGAGTACTCGTTGCCCTGCTGGCCGCAGTCGGGGCAGCAGGTATTCCGATGGCCGGACTGGTTACCATGACCATTGTAATGACCGCCATGGGACTTCCCGTGGAAGGAATAGCGCTGGTGCTTACCGTCGACAGGCCGCTCGACATGTTCCGCACCCTGGTCAATGTTCTGGGCGATACCTGTGGAGCCGTAGTAGTGGCCAAATCGGAAGGCGAAAGTCTGACCGTAGCCTGCCGGAAGCATGGAAATGATCAGACTAAAGCATCATAG